The Terrirubrum flagellatum nucleotide sequence CGACGCGCGCCCAGGGTCTCATCCTCGCGCCGCTGACCGTCAACGCCAACACGAAGAACAAGGACGCCGCTTTCGCCTTCGTGAAATGGGCGCTGCAGCCTGAAAATCAGAAGGATCTGCAGGACATTCTCGGCGCCTCCAGCGTCGCGACGGTCGTGCCGCGTTCGGCCGACGATCTCGCGAAGAAGCCATGGCTCAAGATCTATGACGATCAGACGCCGAACGCGGTGCCGCAGCTTGTCGCTGGCTTCGAGGTGCGCACGCCGGAATTGCAGCAGATCATCATCGAGCAGGTGCTTAAGGTCCTGCAGGGCGGAATGGACCCGAAGAAAGCGATGGACGAAGCGCAGGAGCTCGCTGTCGCGAAGATGAAGAAATAGCTGAGCGCTGACCATCTCTGACGCTCGGCCTTAGGCCGGGCGTCGATCCAGCGAGCGAGCGCACGATGTCCGCCGGCGATCCCCAAGGAAAGTCACTGGTTCCGAGATGGACGCCCTACGCGTTCATGGCGCCAGTGTTCTTCTATCTTCTGTTTCTCGATTTCATTCCGCTCCTGAACGAGCTCTATCTCAGCTTCACCTCAACATCGCTGTTGACGCCCGCCAATCATATCTGGGTCGGCCTCGACAACTATCGCGAGCTGTTTCGGAACGCGGACTTCCTGCACTCGATCTGGATCACGGCGATCTACACCATCGCCTGTGTGGTCTTCGCGATCGGCATCGGACTTATCGCAGCTCTTCTTCTCGACGCGCCTTTCAGGGGCCGCGCCGTCGCGCGCGTGCTGGTGACCTTGCCATGGGCCGCGCCGCCGGTCGCCGTCGCGCTGATCTTCACCTGGATCTACAACGCGCAGTACGGCGTATTCAACTATGTCCAGAAGCTGATGGGCTTCGACGCCTTCGAGAACTGGCTTGACACGCCGAACCGCGCGCTGATTGCGATCCTTATCGCCACGATCTGGCAGATATTTCCCTTTTCGTCCGTCGTCATTCTCGCGGCTTTGCAGGGCGTGCCGCGCGAACTACGGGAGTCCGCGGCCATCGACGGCGCGGGTCCCTGGGCCATCTTCAAGGCCGTCGTTTGGCCTACGATCCTTCCGACCGTGATGATCCTCGCTCTGTTTGTGACGATCTGGTCGCTGCGCCGTTTCGATCTGATCTGGCTGTTGACGCAGGGCGGTCCGATCGGCGCGACGAACACGCTGGTCATCGACCTCTATCGCAGGGCGTTCGTCTATCGCGATCTCGGCGCCGGCGCGTCGGTCGGCATGATCGGTCTGTCGATCGCGCTTGCGGTGACGATGGTCCATTACCGTCTCAGCCGCCGCTTCGGCGCCGCGGGAGCGTGAAACAATGACTGCGCTCCCGACCCCGCTCCGCATCAGCGCCGTTGTTCTTCTACTCGCGCTCGCCGGATTCCCCTTTTACTGGATGTTCGTGACGTCGCTGACGCCATCGTCGGACCTCTTTGCATCGACGCCCAATTTCCTGCCGAAATGGGGAGAGGCCGGCGTTTATCGCGAGGCGTTCGAGAAAATTCCCGTTGCGACCTGGCTTCTGAACTCACTGATCGTCGCCGGCGGCACCACCTTCCTGTCGCTCGCGATCGCGCTTTTCCCCGCCTATGCGCTGTCGCGTTTCAAATTCACCGGGAAGGGCGTCATAGGGCTATCGCTGTTTGCGACACAGATGCTGCCGGAAGCGATGCTCGTCGTGCCGCTCTATGCGCTGTTCGGGCAGCTCAAGATTCTCAACACGCTGACAGCACTCATTCTCGCCAATACGGCTTTCACGGTGCCGGTGGTCGTCTGGATCCTGAAGGGCGCCATCGATGGCGTGCCTGAAGAGATCGAGGAAGCCGCGCGCATCGATGGCTGTTCCCAGGCCGGGTTGGTCTGGTGCATCGTGCTGCCGCTGATTGCGCCTACGCTGGCGGCCGCCGCCGTCATCGCGTTCTTCCACGGCTGGAACGAATATGTGTTCGCACAGACTCTTGTCTCCAGCGAGAGCCTGCGCACGGCGTCCGTTGGACTCGCCGGTTTCGTGGGCGAATTGTCGACACCGATCCACACGGTTATGTCGATCGCGATGATCTACACGGTTCCTGCGATCATCTTCTATCTCTTTGTGCAGAAATACGTCGTGAGCGGCATGACCGCCGGCGGCGTGAAAGGCTGATTTCCATGAAGATTACGAAGATCGAGACGCTGCGCACCGAAGAGTTCGCGAACGTCATCTGGGTTCACGTCCACACGGACGCTGGAATCGTCGGCCTTGGCGAGACCTTCTATGGCGCCGGCGCAGTCGAAGCGCATATCCATGATACGCTGTCGGTTCGCCTGCTCGGCAGGAACCCGCTGCACATCGAGGCGCTGCATCGCGAGATGCTCAATCTGCCGATGGCGCAGTCATCAACGGGCGTCGAATATCGCGCGGCGTCCGCGATCGATATCGCGCTCTGGGATATTTTCGGAAAGGCCTGCAAGCAGCCCGTTCATCAGATGTTGGGCGGTCTCTGCCGCGACAAACAACGAATTTACAACACCTGCGCGGGCTACAAATATGTGCGTTCGACCCAGATCAGGCCGGTGTCGAACTGGAACATGGGCGAGGCGGAGGGGCCCTACGAAGACCTCGACGGCTTCATGAACCGCGCCGATCAGCTCGCGGAAAGCCTGCTGGAAGAAGGCGTGACGGCGATGAAGATCTGGCCGTTCGATCCCGCAGCGAATGAAAATCAGGGTTGCCACATCACGACGGAGCAACTGAAGGCCGCGCTCGCCCCCTTCGAGAAAATTCGCAAAGCGGTTGGCGACAAGATGGAGATCATGGTCGAGTTCCACTCGCTGTGGAATCTGCCGATGGCGAAGAGGCTCGCCAAGGCGATCGAGCCCTATAAGCCAACCTGGTACGAAGATCCGATCCGGATGAACTCGCCGCAGGCGCTTGCTGAATATGCGCGATCGACCGATGTTTGGGTCTGCGCCAGCGAGACGCTGGGTTCGCGTTTTCCCTACAAAGATATGCTCGATCGCGACGCCACGCATGTCGTCATGGTCGATCTCTGCTGGTCGGGCGGGCTGACCGAGGGACGCAAGATCGCTTCGATGGCGGAGACTTATCATCGTCCGTTCGCGCCGCACGACTGCATCGGGCCGGTCGGCTTCATCGCCGGAATCCACGCCTCCTTCTCCCAGCCGAATACGCTCATCCAGGAGAGCGTGCGCGCCTTCTACAAGGGCTGGTACAACGAACTCGTCACAACGATGCCCGTGATCAAGGACGGCTATGTCTATCCCATGGAAGGCTACGGCCTTGGCGTCGAGTTGCTGCCGCAGGTCTATGAAAGGAAAGACCTCACGGCGCGGTGTTCAACGCTGTAATATTCTGAATGGCTTTGACCTTCCATCTATTTCGACGGGCGCAAAATGACAGTTGACCTCTTCAGGCTCGATGGGCGTGCAGCGCTTGTGACGGGTTCGGCTCGCGGGCTCGGCTTTGCGATCGCGGAAGGGCTTGCTGCGGCCGGCGCGCGCGTCATCGTCAACGGCACCACCGAAGCGGGCGCGACGAAGGCTGCTGCGACATTGATGGCGAAAGGCCTCAAGGCGGACGCGGCCGCGTTTGACGTCACCAATGAGGCGGCGGTCGCCGCGGCCTTCTCGCGCTTCGACGAAACGGACCTCGAAATCGACATCCTCGTCAACAACGCCGGCATCCAGTTGCGCAAGCCGATGGTCGAACTGTCGACGGCGGAATGGCAAAAAGTTCTGGATGTGAATCTCACCAGCGCATTCGTCGTCGGGCGGGAGGCGGCTAAGCGCATGATTCCGCGTGGCCGCGGCAAGATCATCAATATCGGATCGCTGACGAGCGCGCTGGCCCGCGCCACCGTCGCGCCCTATACGGTGGCGAAAGGCGGCATCAAAATGCTGACGCAAGCGATGACGGCCGAGTGGGCCGCCCATGGCGTTCAGGCCAACGCGATCGGCCCAGGCTACATGCTCACCGACATGAATAAGGCGCTGGTCGAAAATCCATCGTTCGACGCCTGGGTCAAAGGCCGCACGCCAGCGAAACGCTGGGGCAAACCGGAAGAGTTGATTGGCGCCGCCGTCTTTCTCGCCTCGTCCGCCAGCGATTATGTCAACGGCCAGATCATCTATGTCGATGGCGGCATGATCTCCGTTCTGTAAGCCGAGATATCGCAGCGAGAATTGTCATGAAGATTGTCTTTCACGGCGCCAACGCCGCCAATTTCCGCACCGGCTTTGAAGCGATGCTGCAAGGCGATCATGTCATCGCCGATCTTTCCGACGCGCTCGGCCGGTCCGGCGAACGCGAACAGTACGAAGCTGCTGATATCATCATCGGAATCAAGCTTGGCGCGACAGACGCTGTTCCGCTGAACGCGAAATTATATCACGCACCCGCTGCGGGAACGGACGCCATCGATCGCTCGCGCCTGCCCGCCGGCGCCAGGCTCTGCAACTGCTTCGGGCATGAAGACGCCATCGCCGAATATGTGATGACGGCGCTGTTGCTGCGGCATGTTCCGATTCCGCGCGCAGACGAGCGCTTGCGGCAGGGCGAATGGGACTATTGGGCCGGCCGCCCGGGCGCGCTCAGGACAGAACTTGGAGCGCAAACGATCGGCCTCCTCGGCTACGGGCATATCGGAAAGGCCGTGGCGGCCCGCGCCAAGGCGTTCGGCATGCGTGTTTCCGTCGCGAACCGCTCGTCGATTCCGCGCGACGCGCTCATCGACGAGAGCTTCACGCTCAATCGGTTGAAGGAATTCATGAGCAGCGCCGACGCCATTGTCGTGTCGCTGCCGCTGACCGAGAATACACGCGGCGTCATCGCGGCGGCGGAGCTGGCAGCCATGCGACCGGACGCGATGATCATCAATGTCGGCCGCGGCCTCGTCATCGATGAGCAGGCGCTTTATGACGCTCTGGCTGGCCGGCGCATCGGCGGCGCGATCATCGACACCTGGTACGATTATCCCTCGCCCGAAACGCCGTCGCGCCAGCCTTCAAAACTGCCATTCAACACACTCTCCAACGTGGTGATGACGCCGCATATGAGCGGATGGACGGAAGGCACCGTTCGCCGTCGTCAGCAGACAATAGCCGGGAACATCAATCGCCTCGCGCGCGGCGAACCGCTGATCAACGTGATCGGCTGATTCAGAACGTTTTAGAGATGCTCGCGAAAATGCGCCGCCACAGAGGCGTAGACACGGCGAACATGATCCGGCCGGATGAAGCCGTGCCCGGCATAGGTGAAGCGCTCATAGGCGACCTTCTTCTGCCGGAGTGAAAGCGCTTCGCTGAACTGGTCGCTTTCATGCATCGGCACGCGCGGATCGCGATCGCCGTGCAGAAGCAGCATGGGCGCGACGACGCGGTCGATGTGATGAATGGGCGAGATTTTCTGGAACAGGTCGTCATCGACGCCAGGAAAACCGTATTCACGCGCGCGATGGTCGCGCCGCCAGGGGCCGGTGCGCTCGAGCAACGTGACGAAATCGGCGATGCCGTAATAATCCACCGCGGCCTTCCACAGTTCGGGCTGCAGCGTGACCGCCGCGAGCACGGCCCAGCCGCCATAGGATTGGCCCATGATGCCGATTCTATCGGGATTGATGTCGGGCTGGGCGGCGAGCCAGGCGCGGCCGGCGGCGAGGTCCGCCATGAAATCAGGCCGCTTCTCGACCTCGTCGGCCTCCATGTAGGCGCGGCCATAGCCGGTGCTGCCGCGCGCGTTCGGCATCAGCACGGCGAAGCCCTGTGAGAGCAGCATCTGGATGTCGGGCCGGAAATTCGCGCGGGTCTGGGAAGCCGGGCCGCCATGCACCCACATCACAGCGGGAAACCCGCCGTCGGGCGCAGGTCCGCGCGGAAGCGCATACCAGCCGGGGATGCGCAGCCCGTCGAAGCTCGTCCATTCCACCAGTTCGGGTTCGATCAGGCTCTTTCGATCGATGCCGGAAGCAGCCATCGGATCTGCGATCGGAATTGGCGCCGCCGCGCCTTCGCGCCAGAGCCAGAGGCCGGGCGGCGTGGTCGGCCCCTGGACGGTGAAGGCCAGCGCCGTATTGTGCGGCGACCAGGCGAGATCGGCCACGACGCCCTCGGGCAAGCCGGAGATCACTGGCCGCTCGCCATCGACCGGCCCGACGCGCAGAACAGCGTAGCCGCGATCATTCTCGATCGTCGCCAGCATTTTCTCGTCTGATGACAGCGACCAGGCCTCCACTTCGCGGCCGGGAGCCTCAAAGACCACGGCGCTGACGCCGGTCTCCGGATCGATGCGGCAGAGGCGCATCATGTCAGCGCCCGCGTCGCTCAGCGCCATCAGGACGGCGCCTTTCTCTACCCAGCGAACGGAGGCGAAGCGCGCGGGAGCGGCGAGCGGCAGGGAGCGAGCGGCGCCTGTTTTGGCGTCCACAATCCAGAGGCGGAAGTCCGAGCTGCTGTGATCCTCGATCACCACCAGCCGCGCCAAGTCAGGCGTCCAGCTCGGCGCGGTCAGGATTCCCTTGCCCTTCAGCAGGCGCGTGCGCGCGCCCGTCGCGAGATCCATCAAGCTGATGTCGAAGAAGCATTCGTCGCGATCATTGACGGCGTAGGCGATGCGCGCGCCGTCGGCGGACCACGCGCCGAACTCATGGATCGCCTCAGGCGCATCCGTCAAAGCGCGGGGTTCGGCCCCGGGCTCCAGCAGCCAGAATTGCTGGCGCTCATCGCCGCCCGCGTCGATGCCCCAGATCAACCGGTCATCGGCAGGGCAACGGCGCAGGAAGGCCACTTTCTCGTCGTGACGGCTCAATTGTCTGGCGTTGCCGCCATCGAGATCCATCGCCCAGACCTGCGGCAAGCCGGGGCCGCGCAAATGGAACAGCGTGCGTCCGTCCTTCGAGAAGGCGGGCGTGGTGGCGGCTCCGATCTGCACCCAAGCGTCAGTTGGAACGGGCATGCGATATCCTTCCGCAGAACAAGCTCGTCTTATTCTCGGCCCTTAGCCCTGCAGCGAAACTGATCAGGCCGTCACCTGGGCGAACCGGCCGTCACATTGGCGGAGGAGCGCAAGCATCACAAACGACCTGGACGCAGCCCGGGGTTGAATTTGGCCTGCTGTCCAAGGCCAATCCCCGCAATACGATGTTTGAAGCTATGCGGAGCGAACGCGCGTCCACGGATCAGGATAGCCTTTTCGTGATCGCCGCGGCCGTTCGACCTGGACCGCCCGTGCTGGCGTGGCCCCAAAATTGATTCCATAGTTTGATCGCCGAGTTGGGAGGCTGAAATGGCTCATGCGTTGCGCGCCGCTCTTGTCATGCTGCTGCTGTCGGTCGTGGGCGGGCATGCGGCCACACCACGCGACGCATTGGTCATCGCATGGAATCTGGATGCGCTGATCACGTTCGATCCGCCCCAGATCGGCGAGGTGAACGGCAACGACATCATCGTTGGCAATGTCTGCTCGACGCTCGTCCAGTACGACCCGAAGGACGCGTCGAAGATCGTCCCGGGAATGGCGGAGAGCTGGTCAAGCTCGCCGGACGGGCTGACGCTGACGTTCAAGCTGCGGAGCGATCTGAAATTCCCAGATGGAACGCCCGCCACCGCCGAGGACGCGGCATGGTCGATGCAAAGGGCCGTGCTGCTGGGATATTTCTCCAGCGCGACGCTGACCCAATGGGGCTTCAACAAGGATCAGATCGCCGACCAAATTCAGGCGACTGATGCGCGCACCGTGGTTCTGAAACTGACGAAGCCCTACCCGGCCCCGCTGCTTTTGTCCGCAGCGTTCGCCAACAACAACGTCTCCGTGATCATGAGCAAGGCGCTCGGCACGAAGAATGCGAAGACCATCGACGGCAGGTCCGATCTCGGCAACGCCTTCTTCAAGACAGCGCCGATCTGCGTGGGCCCCTATCACGTCACGCGCTGGGACGCGAACGATGTCGTGATCCTGGAGCGGAACGAAAATTATTTCGGACCCAAGCCCGGCCTGCGGCGCATCATCATTCGCCATGTGCCCGAGTCCAGCGCGCAACGGCTGCTGCTGGAGAAGGGCGACATCGATGTCGCTCGCCTCCTGAACACGGATGATCTGAAAGCGCTGGAGTCCAACAAGGACATCCATATCGAGCAGACCTTGATGCAGGGCGTGACCTATCTCGCGCTCAATACGCTCGACCCGATCCTCGCAAATCCCAAGGTGCGTGAGGCGTTCCGCTATCTCATCGACTATGATGGGTTGACCAACACGATCCTCCCCTACAAAGGCACGCCGCGCGCCAGTCTCGTGCCGGAAGGCGCGTTCGGCGCGCTCGATCGCAAGGAGGGACAGCCTTTCTCGCTTGATCTCGCGAAGGCGAAGCAACTGCTGACCGAAGCTGGCTACCCCAACGGCTTCAGCAAGAAGATGATCCTGTCGGCCAACGACATCAATCCCGCGATCGCCCAGCATGTCGCAGCCAATGCGGCGAAGGTCGGCGTCAAGCTCGAACTGGAGCAGATGGCCGACGCCAATCTCTTCACACGCGGCCGCAATCGCGATTTCGAAGTGCAATTGGTGGGCTGGGGCGCCGGCTATCCCGACGCCGACGCCATGATCTCCCGCCACGCCACTGATCCCGATCCGCGCGCGGAGGCGAAGCTGGTCGGCTATCCCGTGTGGCGCACAGGCTGGCAGGACCTTGCGATCAACGACAAGGCGGAAGCCGCGCGGCTGGAGCAGGACCCGGCGAAACGGGTTGCCATCTACAAGGACATTCAGAACTTCATGCTGCATAACGGCCCGATGGCCTACATCTATCAGACCATCCGTCCGATCGCCGTGCGCGCCTCTGTGAAGGACTTTGTCATCGCGCCGTTCGGCGTGAATTATGGAAGCGCTTCGAAATAAGTTCGATGCGCCTCTCAGGCCTGAAGGCTGTCGCGCAGCAAGCGAGTTCAGTGTTCACAACGCTGTTCGGCTTGCTCGCGCTGACGTTTTTCATGGGTCGCATGCTGCCCAACGACCCCGTGCTGGCGATCGTAGGCAATCAGGCCGATCAATCCACTTACGACATGGTGCATCGCCAGCTCGGGCTGGATAAGCCGCTTTACACCCAGTTCTACCTCTATATGCGTTCGATGCTCTCGGGCGATTTCGGCAATGCGCTGTTCACCGGCCATCGCGTCGCTGACGATCTGATGAAAGTGTTTCCGGCAACCGTCGAACTCGCCACTTTCGCCATCATCATTGGAGTCGGCGTCGGCGTGCCGCTTGGCGTTCTCGCGGCGGTGTATCGTGGTGGATTCATCGATCACGTCGCCCGCGTGGTCGGATTGCTGGGATATTCGAGCCCGGCTTTCTGGCTGGGCTTGATGGGTTTGATCCTGTTCTACTCCACGCTCGGCTGGGTGGGCGGTCCCGGACGTCTGGACGTCTCTTTCATCGACAGCATCGATACTCGCACCGGCTTCATGACCATCGACGCGCTATGGGCAGGCGACATGGATGTGTTCTGGAACGCGGTCAGCCATATCGTGTTGCCCGGTTCGATCCTGGGCTACGGCTCCATGGCCTATATCAGCCGCATGACGCGCAGCTTCATGCTGGAGCAGCTCGCGCAGGAATATGTCGTGGCGGCGCGCGTGAAGGGCCTGTCGCGCTGGGCGGTGATCCGCCGTCACGCCTTTCGCAACATCCTCGTGCAGCTCATCACCGTCATCGCCCTCGCCTACGCTTTCCTGCTGGAAGGCGCGGTGTTGACCGAGACCGTTTTCGCCTGGCCCGGTTTCGGCCGCTATCTCGTCACCGGCCTGCTGGCTGGCGATATGAATGCGGTGCTGGCCTGTGTGCTGATCGTCGGCGTCATCTTCATCGGACTGAATCTGACGACGGACCTGCTGTATCGCCTGCTGGATCCACGCACGCGATGATGGCGCAGGAGAGCAGCGAAGGTTCGA carries:
- a CDS encoding sugar ABC transporter permease; this translates as MSAGDPQGKSLVPRWTPYAFMAPVFFYLLFLDFIPLLNELYLSFTSTSLLTPANHIWVGLDNYRELFRNADFLHSIWITAIYTIACVVFAIGIGLIAALLLDAPFRGRAVARVLVTLPWAAPPVAVALIFTWIYNAQYGVFNYVQKLMGFDAFENWLDTPNRALIAILIATIWQIFPFSSVVILAALQGVPRELRESAAIDGAGPWAIFKAVVWPTILPTVMILALFVTIWSLRRFDLIWLLTQGGPIGATNTLVIDLYRRAFVYRDLGAGASVGMIGLSIALAVTMVHYRLSRRFGAAGA
- a CDS encoding carbohydrate ABC transporter permease codes for the protein MTALPTPLRISAVVLLLALAGFPFYWMFVTSLTPSSDLFASTPNFLPKWGEAGVYREAFEKIPVATWLLNSLIVAGGTTFLSLAIALFPAYALSRFKFTGKGVIGLSLFATQMLPEAMLVVPLYALFGQLKILNTLTALILANTAFTVPVVVWILKGAIDGVPEEIEEAARIDGCSQAGLVWCIVLPLIAPTLAAAAVIAFFHGWNEYVFAQTLVSSESLRTASVGLAGFVGELSTPIHTVMSIAMIYTVPAIIFYLFVQKYVVSGMTAGGVKG
- a CDS encoding mandelate racemase/muconate lactonizing enzyme family protein, whose amino-acid sequence is MKITKIETLRTEEFANVIWVHVHTDAGIVGLGETFYGAGAVEAHIHDTLSVRLLGRNPLHIEALHREMLNLPMAQSSTGVEYRAASAIDIALWDIFGKACKQPVHQMLGGLCRDKQRIYNTCAGYKYVRSTQIRPVSNWNMGEAEGPYEDLDGFMNRADQLAESLLEEGVTAMKIWPFDPAANENQGCHITTEQLKAALAPFEKIRKAVGDKMEIMVEFHSLWNLPMAKRLAKAIEPYKPTWYEDPIRMNSPQALAEYARSTDVWVCASETLGSRFPYKDMLDRDATHVVMVDLCWSGGLTEGRKIASMAETYHRPFAPHDCIGPVGFIAGIHASFSQPNTLIQESVRAFYKGWYNELVTTMPVIKDGYVYPMEGYGLGVELLPQVYERKDLTARCSTL
- a CDS encoding SDR family oxidoreductase; amino-acid sequence: MTVDLFRLDGRAALVTGSARGLGFAIAEGLAAAGARVIVNGTTEAGATKAAATLMAKGLKADAAAFDVTNEAAVAAAFSRFDETDLEIDILVNNAGIQLRKPMVELSTAEWQKVLDVNLTSAFVVGREAAKRMIPRGRGKIINIGSLTSALARATVAPYTVAKGGIKMLTQAMTAEWAAHGVQANAIGPGYMLTDMNKALVENPSFDAWVKGRTPAKRWGKPEELIGAAVFLASSASDYVNGQIIYVDGGMISVL
- a CDS encoding 2-hydroxyacid dehydrogenase, which gives rise to MKIVFHGANAANFRTGFEAMLQGDHVIADLSDALGRSGEREQYEAADIIIGIKLGATDAVPLNAKLYHAPAAGTDAIDRSRLPAGARLCNCFGHEDAIAEYVMTALLLRHVPIPRADERLRQGEWDYWAGRPGALRTELGAQTIGLLGYGHIGKAVAARAKAFGMRVSVANRSSIPRDALIDESFTLNRLKEFMSSADAIVVSLPLTENTRGVIAAAELAAMRPDAMIINVGRGLVIDEQALYDALAGRRIGGAIIDTWYDYPSPETPSRQPSKLPFNTLSNVVMTPHMSGWTEGTVRRRQQTIAGNINRLARGEPLINVIG
- a CDS encoding S9 family peptidase, which encodes MPVPTDAWVQIGAATTPAFSKDGRTLFHLRGPGLPQVWAMDLDGGNARQLSRHDEKVAFLRRCPADDRLIWGIDAGGDERQQFWLLEPGAEPRALTDAPEAIHEFGAWSADGARIAYAVNDRDECFFDISLMDLATGARTRLLKGKGILTAPSWTPDLARLVVIEDHSSSDFRLWIVDAKTGAARSLPLAAPARFASVRWVEKGAVLMALSDAGADMMRLCRIDPETGVSAVVFEAPGREVEAWSLSSDEKMLATIENDRGYAVLRVGPVDGERPVISGLPEGVVADLAWSPHNTALAFTVQGPTTPPGLWLWREGAAAPIPIADPMAASGIDRKSLIEPELVEWTSFDGLRIPGWYALPRGPAPDGGFPAVMWVHGGPASQTRANFRPDIQMLLSQGFAVLMPNARGSTGYGRAYMEADEVEKRPDFMADLAAGRAWLAAQPDINPDRIGIMGQSYGGWAVLAAVTLQPELWKAAVDYYGIADFVTLLERTGPWRRDHRAREYGFPGVDDDLFQKISPIHHIDRVVAPMLLLHGDRDPRVPMHESDQFSEALSLRQKKVAYERFTYAGHGFIRPDHVRRVYASVAAHFREHL
- a CDS encoding ABC transporter substrate-binding protein, which encodes MAHALRAALVMLLLSVVGGHAATPRDALVIAWNLDALITFDPPQIGEVNGNDIIVGNVCSTLVQYDPKDASKIVPGMAESWSSSPDGLTLTFKLRSDLKFPDGTPATAEDAAWSMQRAVLLGYFSSATLTQWGFNKDQIADQIQATDARTVVLKLTKPYPAPLLLSAAFANNNVSVIMSKALGTKNAKTIDGRSDLGNAFFKTAPICVGPYHVTRWDANDVVILERNENYFGPKPGLRRIIIRHVPESSAQRLLLEKGDIDVARLLNTDDLKALESNKDIHIEQTLMQGVTYLALNTLDPILANPKVREAFRYLIDYDGLTNTILPYKGTPRASLVPEGAFGALDRKEGQPFSLDLAKAKQLLTEAGYPNGFSKKMILSANDINPAIAQHVAANAAKVGVKLELEQMADANLFTRGRNRDFEVQLVGWGAGYPDADAMISRHATDPDPRAEAKLVGYPVWRTGWQDLAINDKAEAARLEQDPAKRVAIYKDIQNFMLHNGPMAYIYQTIRPIAVRASVKDFVIAPFGVNYGSASK
- a CDS encoding ABC transporter permease, with translation MSSMRLSGLKAVAQQASSVFTTLFGLLALTFFMGRMLPNDPVLAIVGNQADQSTYDMVHRQLGLDKPLYTQFYLYMRSMLSGDFGNALFTGHRVADDLMKVFPATVELATFAIIIGVGVGVPLGVLAAVYRGGFIDHVARVVGLLGYSSPAFWLGLMGLILFYSTLGWVGGPGRLDVSFIDSIDTRTGFMTIDALWAGDMDVFWNAVSHIVLPGSILGYGSMAYISRMTRSFMLEQLAQEYVVAARVKGLSRWAVIRRHAFRNILVQLITVIALAYAFLLEGAVLTETVFAWPGFGRYLVTGLLAGDMNAVLACVLIVGVIFIGLNLTTDLLYRLLDPRTR